From the genome of Aquila chrysaetos chrysaetos chromosome 12, bAquChr1.4, whole genome shotgun sequence, one region includes:
- the MYO1F gene encoding unconventional myosin-If isoform X2, with product MGSKERFHWQSHNVKQSGVDDMVLLSRISEEAIVENLKKRFMDDYIFTYIGPVLISVNPFKQMPYFTDREIELYQGAAQYENPPHIYALTDNMYRNMLIDGENQCVIISGESGAGKTVAAKYIMGYISKVSGGGEKVQHVKDIILQSNPLLEAFGNAKTVRNNNSSRFGKYFEIQFSRGGEPDGGKISNFLLEKSRVVSQNECERNFHIYYQLIEGASQEQRQNLGIMSPDYYYYLNQSDTYQVEGTDDRSDFHETMNAMQVVGIRGEEQQLVLQIVAGILHLGNISFREEGNYARVENADSLAFPAYLLGIDQDRLNEKVTSRKMDSKWGGRSESITVTLNVEQAAYTRDALAKGLYARIFDFLVESINRAMQKPYEEYSIGVLDIYGFEIFQKNGFEQFCINFVNEKLQQIFIELTLKAEQEEYVQEGIKWTQIQYFNNKVVCDLIENKLNPPGIMSVLDDVCATMHATGEGADQTLLQKLQAAVGTHEHFNSWSSGFVIHHYAGKVSYDVNGFCERNRDVLFTDLIELMQSSEYGFIRMLFPEKLDSDKKGRPTTAGSKIKKQANDLVNTLMKCTPHYIRCIKPNETKKPRDWEESRVKHQVEYLGLKENIRVRRAGFAYRRLFHKFLQRYAILTPETWPSWRGDERQGVQHLLRSVNMDPDQYQMGRSKVFVKNPESLFLLEEMRERKFDGFARVIQKAWRRHIAIRKYEQMREEASNILYNFKERRRNSINRNFVGDYLGMEERPELRQFLAKRERIDFADSVTKYDRRFKPIKRDFILTPKYFYLIGREKVKKGPEKGQIKEVLKKKVELQAVSGVSLSTRQDDFFILHENDADNFLESIFKTELISLLCKRYEELTHTKLCLSFKDTLQFRVKKEGWGGGGTRNVTFVRGQGDVATLKAGGKTLTVTIGDGLPRNAKPTRKGATQSRGGSRYPAPSRSAPPAPRGACRNGAPQFPRSNSRAQRDTYTTPQKQARGPPAAALPTRNASRQTKTRPPSEHNMDFLNVPDQGVAGMQRRRSLSQRPPPARRPKPQPKAAVPRCQALYQYVGQDVDELSFNVGDIIDILLEDISGWWKGRLHGKEGLFPGNYVQKI from the exons ATG GGCAGCAAGGAGCGCTTCCACTGGCAGAGCCACAATGTCAAGCAGAGCGGCGTGGACGACATGGTCCTGCTCTCCAGGATCTCCGAGGAGGCCATCGTGGAGAACCTCAAGAAGCGATTTATGGACGATTACATCTTT ACCTACATTGGGCCGGTGCTCATCTCCGTCAACCCCTTCAAGCAGATGCCGTACTTCACCGACCGGGAGATCGAGCTGTACCAGGGGGCG GCTCAGTACGAAAATCCCCCCCATATCTACGCCCTGACCGACAACATGTACCGCAATATGCTGATCGACGGGGAGAACCAGTGCGTCATCATCAG TGGAGAAAGCGGGGCCGGGAAAACAGTAGCAGCGAAATACATCATGGGCTACATCTCCAAAGTGTCCGGCGGTGGCGAGAAAGTACAG caTGTGAAGGACATCATCCTGCAGTCCAACCCGCTGCTGGAAGCCTTCGGAAATGCCAAAACCGTCCGGAACAACAACTCCAGCCGCTTT gggaagtACTTCGAGATCCAGTTCAGCCGGGGCGGCGAACCCGATGGGGGGAAGATCTCCAACTTTCTGCTGGAGAAGTCGCGGGTGGTGAGCCAGAATGAGTGCGAGAGGAATTTCCACATCTACTATCAG CTCATCGAAGGGGCGTCCCAGGAGCAGCGGCAGAACCTGGGCATCATGAGCCCGGATTATTACTACTACCTAAACCAGTCGGACACGTACCAGGTGGAGGGCACGGACGACCGCAGTGACTTTCATGAGACCATG aacGCCATGCAGGTCGTCGGCATCcggggtgaggagcagcagctggtgctgcagaTCGTGGCTGGGATCCTCCACCTGGGAAACATCAGCTTTCGGGAGGAAGGCAACTATGCTCGAGTGGAAAATGCTGACT ccctggcctTCCCTGCCTACCTGCTGGGGATCGACCAGGACCGCCTCAACGAGAAGGTCACCAGCAGGAAAATGGACAGCAAGTGGGGCGGCCGCTCCGAGTCCATCACCGTCACCCTCAACGTGGAACAGGCGGCTTACACCCGGGATGCCCTGGCCAAGGGGCTCTACGCGCGCATCTTCGACTTTCTCGTGGAG TCTATCAACCGGGCTATGCAGAAGCCATATGAGGAGTACAGCATCGGGGTGCTGGACATCTATGGCTTCGAAATATTCCAG aaaaatggcTTTGAGCAATTCTGCATTAACTTTGTGAACGAGAAGCTGCAGCAAATCTTCATAGAGCTGACCCTGAAGGCAGAGCAG GAGGAATACGTGCAGGAGGGGATCAAGTGGACCCAGATCCAGTATTTCAACAACAAGGTGGTGTGTGACCTGATAGAGAACAAGCTG aaCCCCCCCGGGATCATGAGCGTCCTGGACGACGTCTGTGCCACCATGCACGCCACCGGCGAGGGGGCGGACCAGAccctgctgcagaagctgcaggcAGCCGTGGGCACCCACGAGCACTTCAACAGCTGGAGCTCAGGCTTCGTCATCCACCACTACGCAGGCAAG GTCTCCTATGACGTGAACGGCTTCTGTGAGCGCAACCGGGATGTGCTCTTCACCGACTTGATCGAGCTTATGCAGAGCAGTGAATA CGGTTTCATCCGGATGCTTTTCCCAGAAAAGCTTGATTCTGACAAAAAGGGAAGACCGACCACCGCAGGCTCCAAAATCAAG AAACAGGCCAACGACCTGGTGAACACGCTAATGAAGTGCACGCCACACTACATCCGCTGCATCAAGCCCAACGAGACCAAGAAACCCCGGGACTGGGAGGAGAGCAG GGTGAAGCACCAAGTCGAGTACCTGGGGCTGAAGGAAAACATCCGGGTGCGCCGGGCAGGTTTCGCCTACCGCCGCCTCTTCCACAAATTCCTGCAACG ctATGCCATCCTCACCCCCGAGACGTGGCCGTCCTGGCGCGGGGACGAGCGGCAAGGGGTGCAGCACTTGCTGCGCTCCGTCAACATGGACCCAGACCAGTACCAGATGGGTCGGAGCAAGGTGTTTGTCAAGAACCCCGAATCG ctcttccttctcGAAGAGATGCGGGAGCGGAAATTCGACGGCTTCGCCCGGGTGATCCAGAAGGCCTGGCGCCGGCACATTGCCATAAGGAAGTATGAGCAGATGCGAGAGGAGG CCTCCAACATCCTCTACAACTtcaaagagaggaggaggaacagcATCAACAGGAATTTCGTGGGCGATTACCTGGGCATGGAGGAGCGGCCGGAGCTGCGCCAATTCCTGGCCAAGCGGGAGCGGATAGACTTTGCCGACTCCGTCACTAAGTACGACCGGAGGTTCAAG CCCATTAAGCGGGACTTCATCCTCACCCCCAAGTACTTCTACCTGATCGGGCGGGAGAAGGTGAAGAAAGGTCCTGAGAAGGGGCAGATCAAGGAGGTGCTCAAGAAGAAGGTTGAGCTCCAGGCGGTGAGCGGCGTCTCGCTGAG CACCAGGCAGGATGATTTCTTCATCCTCCACGAGAACGATGCCGACAATTTCTTGGAGTCCATCTTCAAGACGGAGCTGATCAGCCTGCTGTGCAAACGCTACGAGGAGCTCACCCACACCAAGCTGTGCCTCTCCTTCAAGGACAC ACTACAGTTTCGGGTGAAGAAGGAGGGCTGGGGCGGTGGCGGCACCCGCAACGTCACCTTTGTCAGAGGACAGGGCGACGTGGCCACCCTCAAAGCCGGAGGCAAAACCCTTACGGTCACCATTGGGGATGGGCTTCCCAGGAATGCCA AGCCCACGAGGAAGGGAGCGACGCAGAGCAGAGGTGGCAGCCGGTATCCAGCACCCTCCCGAAGCGCCCCGCCAGCACCCAGAG GAGCCTGCAGGAACGGGGCACCCCAGTTCCCGCGCAGCAACAGCCGGGCTCAGCGGGACACCTACACGACACCCCAGAAGCAGGCGCGGGGGCCACCGGCCGCGGCGCTTCCCACCCGAAACGCCAGCCGCCAGACAAAGACGCGACCCCCGTCCGAGCACAACATGGATTTCCTCAATGTGCCTGACCAGGGGGTGGCTGG CATGCAGCGCCGGCGAAGCCTGAGCCAGCGGCCGCCCCCGGCTAGGCGTCCCAAGCCGCAGCCCAAGGCGGCCGTGCCGCGCTGCCAGGCGCTCTACCAGTACGTCGGGCAGGACGTGGATGAGCTCAGCTTCAACGTGGGGGATATCATCGACATCCTGCTGGAAG atATCTCCGGCTGGTGGAAAGGCCGGCTACACGGCAAGGAAGGACTTTTCCCTGGGAACTACGTGCAGAAGATCTGA
- the MYO1F gene encoding unconventional myosin-If isoform X4 codes for MGSKERFHWQSHNVKQSGVDDMVLLSRISEEAIVENLKKRFMDDYIFTYIGPVLISVNPFKQMPYFTDREIELYQGAAQYENPPHIYALTDNMYRNMLIDGENQCVIISGESGAGKTVAAKYIMGYISKVSGGGEKVQHVKDIILQSNPLLEAFGNAKTVRNNNSSRFLIEGASQEQRQNLGIMSPDYYYYLNQSDTYQVEGTDDRSDFHETMNAMQVVGIRGEEQQLVLQIVAGILHLGNISFREEGNYARVENADSLAFPAYLLGIDQDRLNEKVTSRKMDSKWGGRSESITVTLNVEQAAYTRDALAKGLYARIFDFLVESINRAMQKPYEEYSIGVLDIYGFEIFQKNGFEQFCINFVNEKLQQIFIELTLKAEQEEYVQEGIKWTQIQYFNNKVVCDLIENKLNPPGIMSVLDDVCATMHATGEGADQTLLQKLQAAVGTHEHFNSWSSGFVIHHYAGKVSYDVNGFCERNRDVLFTDLIELMQSSEYGFIRMLFPEKLDSDKKGRPTTAGSKIKKQANDLVNTLMKCTPHYIRCIKPNETKKPRDWEESRVKHQVEYLGLKENIRVRRAGFAYRRLFHKFLQRYAILTPETWPSWRGDERQGVQHLLRSVNMDPDQYQMGRSKVFVKNPESLFLLEEMRERKFDGFARVIQKAWRRHIAIRKYEQMREEASNILYNFKERRRNSINRNFVGDYLGMEERPELRQFLAKRERIDFADSVTKYDRRFKPIKRDFILTPKYFYLIGREKVKKGPEKGQIKEVLKKKVELQAVSGVSLSTRQDDFFILHENDADNFLESIFKTELISLLCKRYEELTHTKLCLSFKDTLQFRVKKEGWGGGGTRNVTFVRGQGDVATLKAGGKTLTVTIGDGLPRNAKPTRKGATQSRGGSRYPAPSRSAPPAPRGRDLPGACRNGAPQFPRSNSRAQRDTYTTPQKQARGPPAAALPTRNASRQTKTRPPSEHNMDFLNVPDQGVAGMQRRRSLSQRPPPARRPKPQPKAAVPRCQALYQYVGQDVDELSFNVGDIIDILLEDISGWWKGRLHGKEGLFPGNYVQKI; via the exons ATG GGCAGCAAGGAGCGCTTCCACTGGCAGAGCCACAATGTCAAGCAGAGCGGCGTGGACGACATGGTCCTGCTCTCCAGGATCTCCGAGGAGGCCATCGTGGAGAACCTCAAGAAGCGATTTATGGACGATTACATCTTT ACCTACATTGGGCCGGTGCTCATCTCCGTCAACCCCTTCAAGCAGATGCCGTACTTCACCGACCGGGAGATCGAGCTGTACCAGGGGGCG GCTCAGTACGAAAATCCCCCCCATATCTACGCCCTGACCGACAACATGTACCGCAATATGCTGATCGACGGGGAGAACCAGTGCGTCATCATCAG TGGAGAAAGCGGGGCCGGGAAAACAGTAGCAGCGAAATACATCATGGGCTACATCTCCAAAGTGTCCGGCGGTGGCGAGAAAGTACAG caTGTGAAGGACATCATCCTGCAGTCCAACCCGCTGCTGGAAGCCTTCGGAAATGCCAAAACCGTCCGGAACAACAACTCCAGCCGCTTT CTCATCGAAGGGGCGTCCCAGGAGCAGCGGCAGAACCTGGGCATCATGAGCCCGGATTATTACTACTACCTAAACCAGTCGGACACGTACCAGGTGGAGGGCACGGACGACCGCAGTGACTTTCATGAGACCATG aacGCCATGCAGGTCGTCGGCATCcggggtgaggagcagcagctggtgctgcagaTCGTGGCTGGGATCCTCCACCTGGGAAACATCAGCTTTCGGGAGGAAGGCAACTATGCTCGAGTGGAAAATGCTGACT ccctggcctTCCCTGCCTACCTGCTGGGGATCGACCAGGACCGCCTCAACGAGAAGGTCACCAGCAGGAAAATGGACAGCAAGTGGGGCGGCCGCTCCGAGTCCATCACCGTCACCCTCAACGTGGAACAGGCGGCTTACACCCGGGATGCCCTGGCCAAGGGGCTCTACGCGCGCATCTTCGACTTTCTCGTGGAG TCTATCAACCGGGCTATGCAGAAGCCATATGAGGAGTACAGCATCGGGGTGCTGGACATCTATGGCTTCGAAATATTCCAG aaaaatggcTTTGAGCAATTCTGCATTAACTTTGTGAACGAGAAGCTGCAGCAAATCTTCATAGAGCTGACCCTGAAGGCAGAGCAG GAGGAATACGTGCAGGAGGGGATCAAGTGGACCCAGATCCAGTATTTCAACAACAAGGTGGTGTGTGACCTGATAGAGAACAAGCTG aaCCCCCCCGGGATCATGAGCGTCCTGGACGACGTCTGTGCCACCATGCACGCCACCGGCGAGGGGGCGGACCAGAccctgctgcagaagctgcaggcAGCCGTGGGCACCCACGAGCACTTCAACAGCTGGAGCTCAGGCTTCGTCATCCACCACTACGCAGGCAAG GTCTCCTATGACGTGAACGGCTTCTGTGAGCGCAACCGGGATGTGCTCTTCACCGACTTGATCGAGCTTATGCAGAGCAGTGAATA CGGTTTCATCCGGATGCTTTTCCCAGAAAAGCTTGATTCTGACAAAAAGGGAAGACCGACCACCGCAGGCTCCAAAATCAAG AAACAGGCCAACGACCTGGTGAACACGCTAATGAAGTGCACGCCACACTACATCCGCTGCATCAAGCCCAACGAGACCAAGAAACCCCGGGACTGGGAGGAGAGCAG GGTGAAGCACCAAGTCGAGTACCTGGGGCTGAAGGAAAACATCCGGGTGCGCCGGGCAGGTTTCGCCTACCGCCGCCTCTTCCACAAATTCCTGCAACG ctATGCCATCCTCACCCCCGAGACGTGGCCGTCCTGGCGCGGGGACGAGCGGCAAGGGGTGCAGCACTTGCTGCGCTCCGTCAACATGGACCCAGACCAGTACCAGATGGGTCGGAGCAAGGTGTTTGTCAAGAACCCCGAATCG ctcttccttctcGAAGAGATGCGGGAGCGGAAATTCGACGGCTTCGCCCGGGTGATCCAGAAGGCCTGGCGCCGGCACATTGCCATAAGGAAGTATGAGCAGATGCGAGAGGAGG CCTCCAACATCCTCTACAACTtcaaagagaggaggaggaacagcATCAACAGGAATTTCGTGGGCGATTACCTGGGCATGGAGGAGCGGCCGGAGCTGCGCCAATTCCTGGCCAAGCGGGAGCGGATAGACTTTGCCGACTCCGTCACTAAGTACGACCGGAGGTTCAAG CCCATTAAGCGGGACTTCATCCTCACCCCCAAGTACTTCTACCTGATCGGGCGGGAGAAGGTGAAGAAAGGTCCTGAGAAGGGGCAGATCAAGGAGGTGCTCAAGAAGAAGGTTGAGCTCCAGGCGGTGAGCGGCGTCTCGCTGAG CACCAGGCAGGATGATTTCTTCATCCTCCACGAGAACGATGCCGACAATTTCTTGGAGTCCATCTTCAAGACGGAGCTGATCAGCCTGCTGTGCAAACGCTACGAGGAGCTCACCCACACCAAGCTGTGCCTCTCCTTCAAGGACAC ACTACAGTTTCGGGTGAAGAAGGAGGGCTGGGGCGGTGGCGGCACCCGCAACGTCACCTTTGTCAGAGGACAGGGCGACGTGGCCACCCTCAAAGCCGGAGGCAAAACCCTTACGGTCACCATTGGGGATGGGCTTCCCAGGAATGCCA AGCCCACGAGGAAGGGAGCGACGCAGAGCAGAGGTGGCAGCCGGTATCCAGCACCCTCCCGAAGCGCCCCGCCAGCACCCAGAG GGCGGGATCTTCCAGGAGCCTGCAGGAACGGGGCACCCCAGTTCCCGCGCAGCAACAGCCGGGCTCAGCGGGACACCTACACGACACCCCAGAAGCAGGCGCGGGGGCCACCGGCCGCGGCGCTTCCCACCCGAAACGCCAGCCGCCAGACAAAGACGCGACCCCCGTCCGAGCACAACATGGATTTCCTCAATGTGCCTGACCAGGGGGTGGCTGG CATGCAGCGCCGGCGAAGCCTGAGCCAGCGGCCGCCCCCGGCTAGGCGTCCCAAGCCGCAGCCCAAGGCGGCCGTGCCGCGCTGCCAGGCGCTCTACCAGTACGTCGGGCAGGACGTGGATGAGCTCAGCTTCAACGTGGGGGATATCATCGACATCCTGCTGGAAG atATCTCCGGCTGGTGGAAAGGCCGGCTACACGGCAAGGAAGGACTTTTCCCTGGGAACTACGTGCAGAAGATCTGA
- the MYO1F gene encoding unconventional myosin-If isoform X3: MVLLSRISEEAIVENLKKRFMDDYIFTYIGPVLISVNPFKQMPYFTDREIELYQGAAQYENPPHIYALTDNMYRNMLIDGENQCVIISGESGAGKTVAAKYIMGYISKVSGGGEKVQHVKDIILQSNPLLEAFGNAKTVRNNNSSRFGKYFEIQFSRGGEPDGGKISNFLLEKSRVVSQNECERNFHIYYQLIEGASQEQRQNLGIMSPDYYYYLNQSDTYQVEGTDDRSDFHETMNAMQVVGIRGEEQQLVLQIVAGILHLGNISFREEGNYARVENADSLAFPAYLLGIDQDRLNEKVTSRKMDSKWGGRSESITVTLNVEQAAYTRDALAKGLYARIFDFLVESINRAMQKPYEEYSIGVLDIYGFEIFQKNGFEQFCINFVNEKLQQIFIELTLKAEQEEYVQEGIKWTQIQYFNNKVVCDLIENKLNPPGIMSVLDDVCATMHATGEGADQTLLQKLQAAVGTHEHFNSWSSGFVIHHYAGKVSYDVNGFCERNRDVLFTDLIELMQSSEYGFIRMLFPEKLDSDKKGRPTTAGSKIKKQANDLVNTLMKCTPHYIRCIKPNETKKPRDWEESRVKHQVEYLGLKENIRVRRAGFAYRRLFHKFLQRYAILTPETWPSWRGDERQGVQHLLRSVNMDPDQYQMGRSKVFVKNPESLFLLEEMRERKFDGFARVIQKAWRRHIAIRKYEQMREEASNILYNFKERRRNSINRNFVGDYLGMEERPELRQFLAKRERIDFADSVTKYDRRFKPIKRDFILTPKYFYLIGREKVKKGPEKGQIKEVLKKKVELQAVSGVSLSTRQDDFFILHENDADNFLESIFKTELISLLCKRYEELTHTKLCLSFKDTLQFRVKKEGWGGGGTRNVTFVRGQGDVATLKAGGKTLTVTIGDGLPRNAKPTRKGATQSRGGSRYPAPSRSAPPAPRGRDLPGACRNGAPQFPRSNSRAQRDTYTTPQKQARGPPAAALPTRNASRQTKTRPPSEHNMDFLNVPDQGVAGMQRRRSLSQRPPPARRPKPQPKAAVPRCQALYQYVGQDVDELSFNVGDIIDILLEDISGWWKGRLHGKEGLFPGNYVQKI; this comes from the exons ATGGTCCTGCTCTCCAGGATCTCCGAGGAGGCCATCGTGGAGAACCTCAAGAAGCGATTTATGGACGATTACATCTTT ACCTACATTGGGCCGGTGCTCATCTCCGTCAACCCCTTCAAGCAGATGCCGTACTTCACCGACCGGGAGATCGAGCTGTACCAGGGGGCG GCTCAGTACGAAAATCCCCCCCATATCTACGCCCTGACCGACAACATGTACCGCAATATGCTGATCGACGGGGAGAACCAGTGCGTCATCATCAG TGGAGAAAGCGGGGCCGGGAAAACAGTAGCAGCGAAATACATCATGGGCTACATCTCCAAAGTGTCCGGCGGTGGCGAGAAAGTACAG caTGTGAAGGACATCATCCTGCAGTCCAACCCGCTGCTGGAAGCCTTCGGAAATGCCAAAACCGTCCGGAACAACAACTCCAGCCGCTTT gggaagtACTTCGAGATCCAGTTCAGCCGGGGCGGCGAACCCGATGGGGGGAAGATCTCCAACTTTCTGCTGGAGAAGTCGCGGGTGGTGAGCCAGAATGAGTGCGAGAGGAATTTCCACATCTACTATCAG CTCATCGAAGGGGCGTCCCAGGAGCAGCGGCAGAACCTGGGCATCATGAGCCCGGATTATTACTACTACCTAAACCAGTCGGACACGTACCAGGTGGAGGGCACGGACGACCGCAGTGACTTTCATGAGACCATG aacGCCATGCAGGTCGTCGGCATCcggggtgaggagcagcagctggtgctgcagaTCGTGGCTGGGATCCTCCACCTGGGAAACATCAGCTTTCGGGAGGAAGGCAACTATGCTCGAGTGGAAAATGCTGACT ccctggcctTCCCTGCCTACCTGCTGGGGATCGACCAGGACCGCCTCAACGAGAAGGTCACCAGCAGGAAAATGGACAGCAAGTGGGGCGGCCGCTCCGAGTCCATCACCGTCACCCTCAACGTGGAACAGGCGGCTTACACCCGGGATGCCCTGGCCAAGGGGCTCTACGCGCGCATCTTCGACTTTCTCGTGGAG TCTATCAACCGGGCTATGCAGAAGCCATATGAGGAGTACAGCATCGGGGTGCTGGACATCTATGGCTTCGAAATATTCCAG aaaaatggcTTTGAGCAATTCTGCATTAACTTTGTGAACGAGAAGCTGCAGCAAATCTTCATAGAGCTGACCCTGAAGGCAGAGCAG GAGGAATACGTGCAGGAGGGGATCAAGTGGACCCAGATCCAGTATTTCAACAACAAGGTGGTGTGTGACCTGATAGAGAACAAGCTG aaCCCCCCCGGGATCATGAGCGTCCTGGACGACGTCTGTGCCACCATGCACGCCACCGGCGAGGGGGCGGACCAGAccctgctgcagaagctgcaggcAGCCGTGGGCACCCACGAGCACTTCAACAGCTGGAGCTCAGGCTTCGTCATCCACCACTACGCAGGCAAG GTCTCCTATGACGTGAACGGCTTCTGTGAGCGCAACCGGGATGTGCTCTTCACCGACTTGATCGAGCTTATGCAGAGCAGTGAATA CGGTTTCATCCGGATGCTTTTCCCAGAAAAGCTTGATTCTGACAAAAAGGGAAGACCGACCACCGCAGGCTCCAAAATCAAG AAACAGGCCAACGACCTGGTGAACACGCTAATGAAGTGCACGCCACACTACATCCGCTGCATCAAGCCCAACGAGACCAAGAAACCCCGGGACTGGGAGGAGAGCAG GGTGAAGCACCAAGTCGAGTACCTGGGGCTGAAGGAAAACATCCGGGTGCGCCGGGCAGGTTTCGCCTACCGCCGCCTCTTCCACAAATTCCTGCAACG ctATGCCATCCTCACCCCCGAGACGTGGCCGTCCTGGCGCGGGGACGAGCGGCAAGGGGTGCAGCACTTGCTGCGCTCCGTCAACATGGACCCAGACCAGTACCAGATGGGTCGGAGCAAGGTGTTTGTCAAGAACCCCGAATCG ctcttccttctcGAAGAGATGCGGGAGCGGAAATTCGACGGCTTCGCCCGGGTGATCCAGAAGGCCTGGCGCCGGCACATTGCCATAAGGAAGTATGAGCAGATGCGAGAGGAGG CCTCCAACATCCTCTACAACTtcaaagagaggaggaggaacagcATCAACAGGAATTTCGTGGGCGATTACCTGGGCATGGAGGAGCGGCCGGAGCTGCGCCAATTCCTGGCCAAGCGGGAGCGGATAGACTTTGCCGACTCCGTCACTAAGTACGACCGGAGGTTCAAG CCCATTAAGCGGGACTTCATCCTCACCCCCAAGTACTTCTACCTGATCGGGCGGGAGAAGGTGAAGAAAGGTCCTGAGAAGGGGCAGATCAAGGAGGTGCTCAAGAAGAAGGTTGAGCTCCAGGCGGTGAGCGGCGTCTCGCTGAG CACCAGGCAGGATGATTTCTTCATCCTCCACGAGAACGATGCCGACAATTTCTTGGAGTCCATCTTCAAGACGGAGCTGATCAGCCTGCTGTGCAAACGCTACGAGGAGCTCACCCACACCAAGCTGTGCCTCTCCTTCAAGGACAC ACTACAGTTTCGGGTGAAGAAGGAGGGCTGGGGCGGTGGCGGCACCCGCAACGTCACCTTTGTCAGAGGACAGGGCGACGTGGCCACCCTCAAAGCCGGAGGCAAAACCCTTACGGTCACCATTGGGGATGGGCTTCCCAGGAATGCCA AGCCCACGAGGAAGGGAGCGACGCAGAGCAGAGGTGGCAGCCGGTATCCAGCACCCTCCCGAAGCGCCCCGCCAGCACCCAGAG GGCGGGATCTTCCAGGAGCCTGCAGGAACGGGGCACCCCAGTTCCCGCGCAGCAACAGCCGGGCTCAGCGGGACACCTACACGACACCCCAGAAGCAGGCGCGGGGGCCACCGGCCGCGGCGCTTCCCACCCGAAACGCCAGCCGCCAGACAAAGACGCGACCCCCGTCCGAGCACAACATGGATTTCCTCAATGTGCCTGACCAGGGGGTGGCTGG CATGCAGCGCCGGCGAAGCCTGAGCCAGCGGCCGCCCCCGGCTAGGCGTCCCAAGCCGCAGCCCAAGGCGGCCGTGCCGCGCTGCCAGGCGCTCTACCAGTACGTCGGGCAGGACGTGGATGAGCTCAGCTTCAACGTGGGGGATATCATCGACATCCTGCTGGAAG atATCTCCGGCTGGTGGAAAGGCCGGCTACACGGCAAGGAAGGACTTTTCCCTGGGAACTACGTGCAGAAGATCTGA